Proteins encoded by one window of Torulaspora delbrueckii CBS 1146 chromosome 2, complete genome:
- the CWC27 gene encoding putative peptidylprolyl isomerase CWC27 (similar to Saccharomyces cerevisiae CWC27 (YPL064C); ancestral locus Anc_8.528), translating into MSEPQTSAKVVIYTTKGRIDIELWAKEKPSHARRFLEACHGGSLIDQSLCQLSKNRDCIMMSKLSSTEKLPSEHNGRIRFSKAGMLGWDCRYQRWFITLSVFADNDDERIALGKLVDNSIYSLRRIVDESELDSENCLKYPATICKVEVTIPFFSDLQQAAVNHKASVSKKEPSVKAAKVRIRYNYDEDDEDDEGSIPAKRMKIKLPAIIAEPRLEEYHQHNPEEEIKEGDRAEDSDEVEEEDKEEHDVKEEYGNIQMEIIDTGSQTSGKRNLDSREQETLRMLALFEERMKGKTIINRPSDVKRKP; encoded by the coding sequence ATGTCAGAACCTCAGACCAGTGCCAAAGTGGTGATATACACGACTAAAGGCCGCATTGATATAGAGTTATGGGCCAAGGAAAAGCCTTCTCACGCGAGGAGATTCTTGGAAGCCTGCCATGGAGGGTCATTGATCGATCAATCACTGTGtcaactttcaaagaaccgGGATTGTATCATGATGTCAAAGCTTTCGAGCACAGAGAAGCTTCCGAGTGAACACAACGGCAGAATACGATTCAGTAAAGCAGGAATGCTCGGCTGGGATTGTCGTTACCAAAGATGGTTCATCACCTTGAGTGTCTTTGCAGATAACGATGACGAGAGAATTGCACTGGGTAAATTGGTCGATAACTCTATTTACTCCTTGAGAAGAATAGTCGATGAGAGTGAGCTGGACTCTGAGAATTGCTTGAAGTACCCCGCTACTATTTGCAAGGTCGAAGTGACGATTCCTTTCTTTAGCGATCTACAGCAAGCGGCTGTGAATCACAAGGCTTCGGTGAGCAAGAAGGAGCCTTCTGTGAAAGCAGCGAAAGTCAGAATACGTTATAactacgatgaagatgatgaagatgatgaaggctCTATTCCTGCaaaaaggatgaagataAAGTTGCCAGCAATTATAGCGGAACCCAGACTAGAGgaatatcatcaacacAATCCCGAAGAAGAGATAAAAGAGGGCGACAGGGCTGAAGACAGCGATGAggttgaggaagaagacAAGGAAGAGCATGATGTTAAGGAAGAGTATGGGAATATCCAGATGGAAATTATCGACACCGGAAGCCAGACAAGTGGTAAAAGGAACCTGGATAGTCGAGAACAAGAGACGCTACGAATGCTCGCATTATTCGAAGAGAGGATGAAAGGTAAAACCATCATCAACAGACCTTCGGATGTCAAACGTAAGCCGTAA
- the TIM50 gene encoding protein translocase subunit TIM50 (similar to Saccharomyces cerevisiae TIM50 (YPL063W); ancestral locus Anc_8.527), whose product MISIARQSAKLASKLSFPVARPSSLLVRRSLVQSTRKLQQDPKKPQSILTEDLLAKAGVDVDENADKPKETESSAGDTQGNTSGSGKKRRKRQTSTDIKRERYANWFYIFSLSGLTGTALYMGRDWEEGESEELKKGIDNGYTPALMFQRFKARFNSMFTYFQEPPFEDLLPPPPPAPYQRPLTLVITLEDFLVHSEWSQKYGWRTAKRPGCDYFLGYLSQYYEIVLFSSNYMMYAEKIAEKLDPIHAFVSYNLFKEHCVYKDGVHIKDISKLNRDLGKVVTIDTDPNTYKLQPENAIPMDPWTGEADDKLLRLIPFLEYLATQQVNDVRPILNSYHDKKQIPQEFEQRVQKLKEKFYSDQKTKTEGNWALKLLGVANTMGSQGSKFPLDLIREEGEKNYVRFIQLIEEEKEKIRIQQEQMGGQTFTLKDYVEGNIPSPEEQLKMQMEKQQEIDALFEKQKQEKKLQQQQQQQQQQN is encoded by the coding sequence atgatttcaatAGCAAGACAGTCGGCGAAGTTGGCGTCGAAGCTTTCCTTCCCGGTAGCACGCCCTTCGTCACTTTTAGTCAGAAGAAGCCTGGTTCAATCGACAAGAAAACTGCAACAGGATCCAAAGAAGCCCCAATCTATCCTAACCGAAGATTTGCTGGCAAAAGCTGGTGTGGATGTTGATGAGAACGCTGACAAGCCTAAGGAAACTGAATCGTCGGCTGGTGACACCCAAGGTAACACTAGTGGAAGCGgtaagaagagaagaaaaagacAAACGTCGACGGATATCAAGAGAGAGAGATATGCCAATTGGTTTTATATTTTCTCATTGTCCGGTTTGACCGGTACAGCACTTTATATGGGTAGAGACTGGGAAGAAGGTGAGTCCGAAGAACTCAAGAAAGGTATCGACAATGGATATACACCTGCTTTAatgtttcaaagattcaaagCCCGTTTCAACTCAATGTTCACTTATTTCCAAGAACCtccatttgaagatttgttACCACCACCTCCCCCAGCTCCATACCAAAGACCTCTAACTTTGGTTATTACcttggaagatttcttggtcCATTCTGAATGGTCCCAAAAGTATGGTTGGAGAACTGCAAAGAGACCTGGCTGTGACTATTTCCTCGGTTACCTATCCCAATATTACGAAATTGTTTTGTTTTCCTCCAACTATATGATGTATGCGGAAAAGATTGCAGAAAAGCTTGATCCAATTCATGCCTTTGTCTCCTACAATCTTTTTAAAGAACACTGTGTCTATAAGGATGGTGTCCACATCAAGGACATTTCTAAATTGAACAGAGACCTGGGTAAAGTGGTTACTATAGATACCGATCCAAATACCTACAAGCTACAACCTGAGAACGCAATCCCAATGGATCCATGGACTGGCGAAGCAGACGATAAGTTGCTAAGACTGATACCATTTTTGGAATACCTTGCAACTCAACAGGTCAATGACGTTAGGCCGATCTTGAATAGTTACCATGACAAGAAGCAAATCCCCCAAGAATTCGAACAACGTGTGCAGAAGCTAAAGGAAAAATTTTACAGCGATCAAAAAACAAAGACGGAAGGAAACTGGGCTTTGAAACTTCTTGGTGTGGCTAACACCATGGGTTCCCAAGGAAGTAAATTTCCATTGGATTTAATTCgcgaagaaggtgaaaagaaCTACGTTCGCTTCATCCAACtaattgaagaagagaaagaaaaaatcagaATTCAGCAAGAACAGATGGGTGGTCAAACTTTCACTTTGAAGGACTACGTCGAGGGTAATATTCCTTCACCCGAAGAACAGTTGAAAATGCAAATGGAGAAGCAACAGGAGATCGATGCTTTGTTTGAAAAGCAGAAGCAGGAGAAAAAACttcaacagcaacaacaacaacaacaacaacaaaactAA
- the TDEL0B03200 gene encoding uncharacterized protein yields MGTELTQKIDDRDCEDASVDIPKKNFRSRFTWALYEATRSYEPLMIVGWFGSLLFCFRNAVSASHHICIVGIVVVSIIWAPVICLICRKKRAENLVSRNNMALAEATKDFFSSEQETLAFGWDKVASQLNRKYYTEGDWKTPHCIFDGAECESYFRRYVLKPTHEEETQEGCEKSCLHAAVSIYQQKVLDQFNRDKEDTSVLAEDNLPADSHRNKFTWRWKNFSILPIGVCVLQFSYALFFGTWTLRLIYMMDVILMLAVISTGYSLRLSTTENRIRLLATIANVAPGEDTNRWDVVAKRINAYMNEDSNVTGVQRFFDGKDCLRFFEKELKPLISKKIKEDGVATYELVPLVSEVMGGAM; encoded by the coding sequence ATGGGCACGGAATTGACCCAAAAGATAGATGATAGGGACTGTGAAGATGCTAGTGTTGATATCCCTAAAAAGAACTTTAGATCTCGCTTCACCTGGGCCCTCTACGAAGCAACGAGATCCTATGAACCGTTAATGATTGTAGGATGGTTCGGTAGCCTACTGTTCTGCTTTCGTAACGCTGTATCTGCATCACATCATATCTGCATCGTGGGTATTGTCGTAGTAAGTATCATATGGGCTCCTGTTATCTGTTTGATTTGCAGAAAGAAAAGAGCAGAGAATTTGGTCTCCAGGAACAATATGGCACTAGCAGAAGCTACGAAggatttcttcagctcaGAGCAGGAAACGTTGGCATTTGGGTGGGACAAGGTCGCCAGTCAACTGAACAGAAAATATTATACTGAAGGCGATTGGAAAACACCACACTGTATCTTTGATGGTGCAGAATGTGAGAGCTACTTCAGACGCTACGTTTTGAAACCAACTCATGAGGAAGAAACACAAGAAGGCTGCGAGAAGAGTTGCCTGCATGCTGCAGTGAGCATATATCAGCAAAAGGTCCTCGATCAGTTCAATAGGGACAAGGAGGATACTTCTGTGTTAGCCGAGGATAATCTTCCAGCTGACTCTCACCGCAACAAGTTTACCTGGAGATGGAAGAATTTCTCGATACTACCGATTGGAGTATGTGTTCTTCAGTTTTCTTAtgctctcttctttggtaCGTGGACATTACGTTTAATCTATATGATGGATGTAATCCTTATGCTTGCTGTAATTTCTACAGGGTACTCTCTCAGGCTTTCAACCACTGAGAACCGCATCAGATTACTGGCGACGATAGCAAATGTCGCGCCAGGAGAGGACACAAATCGCTGGGATGTGGTTGCAAAGCGCATTAATGCTTACATGAACGAAGACTCCAACGTTACTGGCGTTCAAAGGTTCTTTGATGGAAAAGACTGCCTCAGATTTTTCGAGAAGGAGCTCAAGCCTCTcatttcaaaaaagatcaaagaagatggagTTGCAACCTATGAGCTCGTTCCTCTAGTTTCTGAAGTTATGGGTGGTGCCATGTAG
- the TDEL0B03210 gene encoding agmatinase, protein MLYLFSLCVLLSLAWCYEDRATDDLDRLWGQDWPFSGINTYAHLPHQKCLLDKNFTFDIGIIGVPFDSAVTYRPGARFGPQAIRAASQRQIPIRSFNFRAGINPYQKWAKVVDCGDIPVTPMDSSLALEMMTAAYENLLDRDSEYSKSSMPPRLLSLGGDHSIILPVIRNLYKLYGPITVLHFDSHLDTWSPSKYPSYWHSKSSKFTHGSMLWMAKQEGLLSEHNVHAGLRTRLSGVDWEDYEDDDDVGFHRIESDDIIRLGVQGLAEKIKQLLPKKQPLYISVDIDVLDPSAAPGTGTVEAGGWLTRELIYLLRSLEDYPIVGADVVEVSPPFDQSEITAIAASQIAYELLTSMVKSGPIEPQMIQENGLFNLRALQDNHVDFSAAKPDTDYDKLL, encoded by the coding sequence ATGCTTTATTTGTTCTCTTTATGTGTGCTACTGAGCTTGGCTTGGTGTTATGAAGATCGTGCAACTGACGACTTAGACAGACTCTGGGGCCAAGATTGGCCATTTAGTGGGATCAATACTTATGCTCATCTACCACACCAAAAATGTCTATTGGACAAGAATTTTACTTTTGATATTGGTATAATTGGTGTCCCATTTGACAGTGCAGTAACTTATCGTCCAGGAGCTCGATTCGGTCCCCAGGCAATTCGTGCGGCCTCTCAGCGTCAGATCCCAATTCGtagtttcaatttcagagCTGGAATTAATCCTTATCAGAAATGGGCCAAAGTTGTGGATTGTGGTGACATACCCGTTACTCCAATGGATAGCAGTTTAGCCCTGGAAATGATGACAGCTGCTTATGAGAATTTGCTCGATAGAGATAGTGAGTATTCAAAGAGCTCGATGCCACCTAGACTACTTTCGCTAGGCGGAGACCATAGTATTATTTTACCAGTGATTCGAAACCTTTACAAGCTTTACGGCCCCATCACAGTTTTACACTTTGATTCACACCTGGATACGTGGTCTCCATCAAAGTATCCCTCCTATTGGCATAGTAAGTCCTCTAAATTCACTCATGGCTCAATGTTATGGATGGCAAAGCAAGAGGGTCTTTTGTCCGAGCATAATGTTCACGCTGGTTTAAGAACCCGTCTAAGTGGCGTGGATTGGGAAGACtacgaagatgatgatgacgtTGGTTTCCACAGAATTGAAAGTGATGACATTATCAGACTCGGTGTACAAGGGTtagctgaaaagattaagCAGCTCCTTCCAAAAAAACAACCACTTTATATTTCAGTGGACATCGATGTTCTGGACCCTAGTGCAGCTCCTGGAACAGGTACCGTCGAGGCGGGCGGTTGGCTCACAAGGGAACTTATATACCTCTTACGCTCTTTGGAGGATTATCCAATCGTCGGAGCCGACGTGGTAGAAGTTTCCCCGCCATTCGATCAGAGTGAGATAACAGCTATAGCTGCTTCGCAAATAGCCTATGAACTGCTCACTTCGATGGTGAAAAGTGGCCCTATAGAACCGCAAATGATCCAAGAAAATGGCCTGTTCAATCTAAGAGCCTTGCAAGATAATCATGTGGATTTTTCTGCTGCAAAGCCAGATACAGACTATGATAAACTTTTGTAA